A genomic window from Carassius carassius chromosome 29, fCarCar2.1, whole genome shotgun sequence includes:
- the LOC132110213 gene encoding trypsin inhibitor ClTI-1-like: protein MLARTVFVLCLAALASAAVIHRGSKEPKCSKYYLPICTREYNPVCGTDGVTYPNECMLCLENMENKVNTLISRIGEC, encoded by the exons ATGCTGGCAAGGACTGTTTTCGTACTCTGTTTGGCAG CTTTGGCAAGTGCAGCTGTTATCCATCGTGGCTCTAAAGAG CCAAAATGCTCAAAGTACTACTTGCCCATATGTACCCGGGAATATAACCCCGTGTGTGGTACTGATGGAGTCACATACCCCAACGAATGCATGCTGTGTTTGGAAAATAT GGAGAACAAGGTCAACACATTAATCTCCAGGATAGGGGAATGCTGA